Proteins found in one Zea mays cultivar B73 chromosome 1, Zm-B73-REFERENCE-NAM-5.0, whole genome shotgun sequence genomic segment:
- the LOC100502383 gene encoding uncharacterized protein LOC100502383: MADNVLIDRSASGFEFRRWAAGDEFQSLATMSVLQPDARGIYSSLPYVSPLPPFQYAAYLHSSLSLPPLNPRRHPPLLPLPPAAAAKGMKQAAQRRTGPRECKRKKPPRTPRLGEEPPSAQRRKPLERATPLPPAPAVHEALDDLERQVTMGFVEDLKHALALAPPPSSLPLPTFSLVRAAAAAAKAVPSCTV, from the coding sequence ATGGCGGACAACGTCCTCATCGACCGATCAGCCAGCGGCTTTGAGTTCCGGCGCTGGGCGGCCGGCGACGAGTTCCAGAGCCTCGCCACCATGAGCGTGCTGCAGCCTGACGCTCGCGGTATCTACAGTTCCTTACCATACGTTTCGCCGCTGCCTCCGTTCCAGTACGCGGCGTACCTGCACTCTTCGCTCTCCCTCCCACCGCTGAATCCTCGCCGCCACCCGCCTCTCCTCCCGCTCCCGCCGGCAGCTGCTGCTAAAGGGATGAAGCAGGCGGCGCAGAGGAGGACGGGGCCGAGAGAGTGCAAGAGGAAGAAGCCGCCGCGGACGCCGAGGCTGGGGGAAGAGCCTCCGAGCGCGCAGCGCAGGAAGCCGCTGGAGCGTGCCACGCCgctgccgcccgcgcccgcggtgCACGAGGCGCTGGACGACCTTGAGCGCCAGGTGACCATGGGGTTCGTCGAGGACCTCAAGCACGCGCTCGCGCTCGCTCCGCCGCCAAGCAGCCTACCGCTGCCCACCTTCTCACTTGTCAGAGCTGCGGCTGCCGCAGCCAAGGCCGTGCCATCCTGTACTGTGTAA